From a single Pseudalkalibacillus hwajinpoensis genomic region:
- a CDS encoding flavodoxin family protein — protein sequence MKALFLNCSLKDSKNTSNTEALYKEVEAIFEKEGVESESVRLADYKIAFGISEDEGSGDEWPLIFDKVKAADIIVLGTPLWLGEKSSIATLAVERLYGGSSLTNEKGQSLYYNKVGGVVITGNEDGAKHAAASVLYGFSHIGITVPPNVDTYWVGEAGPGSSYIEAEGYQNDFTTGHAKTMAYNLIHFARIFANNPIPAKGNTME from the coding sequence ATGAAAGCATTGTTTCTAAATTGTTCATTGAAGGATAGCAAAAACACTTCTAACACAGAGGCACTATACAAAGAGGTCGAAGCCATCTTTGAAAAAGAAGGAGTAGAATCAGAAAGCGTCAGACTTGCGGATTACAAAATCGCGTTCGGAATATCGGAAGACGAAGGAAGTGGTGATGAGTGGCCGTTGATTTTTGATAAAGTAAAGGCAGCGGACATCATCGTGCTTGGCACACCATTGTGGCTTGGCGAGAAGAGTAGTATCGCAACGCTCGCGGTTGAACGCCTTTATGGAGGTAGTAGCTTAACAAACGAAAAGGGCCAATCACTTTACTACAATAAGGTCGGTGGAGTCGTTATTACAGGTAATGAAGATGGGGCGAAACATGCTGCAGCTTCCGTGCTTTACGGCTTCTCACATATCGGCATAACGGTACCTCCAAATGTTGATACTTACTGGGTTGGTGAAGCGGGACCAGGCTCATCTTATATTGAGGCAGAAGGCTATCAGAATGATTTTACAACAGGACATGCCAAAACTATGGCGTATAATCTCATTCACTTCGCAAGGATATTTGCTAATAACCCTATCCCGGCAAAAGGAAATACAATGGAATAA
- a CDS encoding IDEAL domain-containing protein yields the protein MMNQLHQQSLYQKSDWVKGKSVHDELIHGYVESVNNYLGTIKIFVLECDNPETVGKVIETFQNRISQLEEQDFEQDESYLLNLIEVALITKDKEWFMELSAQLKELRHESKEVVPC from the coding sequence ATGATGAATCAACTACATCAACAATCTCTATACCAAAAAAGTGATTGGGTAAAAGGAAAATCTGTCCATGATGAATTGATCCATGGGTATGTTGAATCAGTAAATAACTATCTTGGAACAATAAAGATTTTCGTTCTTGAATGTGATAACCCAGAAACAGTAGGAAAAGTAATTGAAACTTTCCAGAATCGTATTTCACAGCTTGAAGAACAGGATTTTGAACAAGATGAATCATACCTGCTAAACTTAATTGAAGTAGCATTAATAACAAAAGATAAAGAATGGTTTATGGAACTTTCAGCTCAGCTTAAAGAGCTTCGACATGAGTCGAAGGAAGTAGTTCCCTGTTAA
- a CDS encoding hemolysin family protein, which yields MEIIKIIVVILLIVLTAFFVASEFAIVKIRRTRIDALAREGNKKAKSVQKVLGNLDGYLSACQLGITITALALGWLGEETVEHLLHPLFELINLPETIASTVTIALAFAIITFLHVVLGELAPKTFAIQKAESVSLLLAGPLIWFYRIMYPFIWALNGSARGVVRLFGLKSANEHEQAHSEEELRLILSESYKSGEINKSEMEFVNNIFEFDDRMAREIMIPRTEMTCLFLNNTTEENLEIMKTGKYTRYPVADGDKDKIVGVVNIKEILTQYRWGEELILKEYIHPINHVIETEAIKTLLAKMQKSHNHIAIVVDEYGGTAGLVTVEDILEEIVGEIQDEFDIDEKLPISKDGNGNTIVDGKALISDINDLLGTSIDRTDVDTIGGWILTNDIEPKQGTTFSVDGYEFTVRDVDGHQIKELEIKQATD from the coding sequence TTGGAAATTATTAAAATTATCGTCGTTATTCTGTTGATTGTACTAACTGCGTTTTTTGTCGCTTCAGAATTTGCTATTGTAAAAATTCGAAGAACAAGGATCGACGCTCTTGCACGAGAGGGAAATAAAAAAGCAAAATCCGTCCAGAAAGTGCTGGGAAACCTGGATGGGTATCTTTCTGCCTGTCAGCTGGGAATTACCATTACAGCTCTTGCTCTCGGTTGGCTCGGTGAAGAAACAGTCGAGCACCTTCTCCATCCACTGTTTGAACTGATTAACCTTCCTGAGACAATCGCCTCGACTGTAACCATTGCGTTAGCTTTTGCGATTATTACCTTTCTGCATGTGGTACTTGGTGAGCTCGCGCCCAAAACGTTTGCCATTCAAAAGGCAGAAAGCGTCAGTTTATTATTAGCAGGACCTCTGATCTGGTTCTACCGCATAATGTACCCTTTTATATGGGCGTTAAATGGTTCTGCTCGCGGTGTTGTTAGGCTGTTCGGTCTTAAATCTGCGAATGAACATGAACAGGCTCACTCAGAGGAAGAACTTCGTCTTATTTTATCCGAAAGTTATAAAAGTGGAGAAATTAATAAATCCGAAATGGAATTTGTTAATAATATTTTTGAATTCGATGACCGAATGGCCCGTGAAATCATGATCCCTAGAACTGAAATGACCTGCTTATTTCTGAATAACACTACTGAAGAAAACCTTGAAATTATGAAAACTGGGAAATACACACGCTATCCAGTTGCTGATGGAGACAAGGATAAAATCGTCGGCGTCGTTAACATTAAAGAGATTCTAACTCAATATAGATGGGGTGAAGAGCTCATTCTGAAAGAGTACATCCATCCGATTAACCATGTTATCGAAACGGAGGCCATTAAAACACTGCTCGCAAAAATGCAAAAGAGTCATAATCATATCGCAATTGTCGTTGATGAATACGGAGGTACGGCAGGATTGGTTACTGTTGAGGATATTCTTGAAGAAATTGTTGGTGAAATACAGGATGAGTTTGACATCGATGAAAAGCTCCCAATAAGTAAGGACGGCAATGGGAATACCATTGTTGATGGCAAAGCGCTCATCAGTGATATCAATGACCTTCTAGGAACGTCAATTGACCGTACCGATGTTGATACAATAGGCGGCTGGATCCTAACGAATGATATCGAGCCCAAGCAGGGAACAACATTTTCAGTTGATGGATACGAATTTACAGTACGTGATGTTGATGGACACCAGATTAAAGAGCTTGAAATTAAACAAGCGACTGACTAA
- a CDS encoding EthD family reductase, with translation MAKIMVIYQDPKEVNEFKSYYENNHMALVKDVPNVKHAEVNYVAAAMNTDKPYFLTATMSLNQKNCLKTQCSHQHGRKYLKMGRT, from the coding sequence ATGGCTAAGATTATGGTTATTTATCAGGATCCAAAAGAAGTGAACGAGTTTAAGAGTTATTATGAGAATAATCACATGGCTCTTGTGAAGGACGTACCAAATGTGAAGCATGCTGAAGTGAATTACGTTGCTGCTGCTATGAATACAGACAAACCTTACTTTCTTACAGCAACAATGAGTTTGAATCAAAAGAACTGCTTGAAGACGCAATGCAGTCACCAGCATGGGCGAAAGTATCTGAAGATGGGCAGAACATGA
- a CDS encoding YjcZ family sporulation protein — protein sequence MSYGYGQGFALIVVLFILLIIVGAVWAY from the coding sequence ATGAGTTACGGTTATGGTCAGGGCTTTGCGTTAATCGTTGTACTGTTTATTCTTTTGATTATCGTTGGAGCAGTATGGGCTTACTAA
- a CDS encoding winged helix-turn-helix transcriptional regulator — protein sequence MKKYNIPVEAALEVIGGKWKVVILCHLIDGTKRTGGLKKLMPGITQKMLTQQLRELEDDGVILRKVYNQIPPKVEYSLTEYGWSLKGILDSLCSWGEQHIEKSYPCKEDVLLQPEEREQDSIKA from the coding sequence ATGAAAAAATACAATATCCCTGTTGAAGCGGCCCTCGAAGTGATTGGAGGAAAGTGGAAAGTCGTTATACTCTGTCACTTAATAGATGGTACCAAACGAACCGGTGGATTAAAGAAATTAATGCCTGGTATTACGCAAAAAATGCTAACCCAGCAATTACGTGAATTAGAAGACGACGGTGTAATTCTTCGTAAAGTATATAATCAGATTCCCCCCAAAGTTGAATATTCTCTCACAGAATATGGCTGGTCATTGAAAGGAATCCTTGATTCTCTTTGCTCATGGGGCGAGCAGCATATTGAGAAGTCGTATCCGTGTAAAGAAGACGTTCTTCTTCAACCTGAAGAGCGGGAACAAGACTCAATAAAAGCGTAA
- the purU gene encoding formyltetrahydrofolate deformylase: MMYYLKHLIDYWRQNMKQIIEKGILLVSCPDREGIVAAVSNFLFSNGANIVHSDQHSTDPVEGHFFMRIEFSHQNLSEVLPTLEEAFAVTAAPFSMDWSITLASRKARLAIFATKEDHCLQELIWRWQLGELHAEIAMVISNHPDFKELTENAGIPFYHVPVTKETKVSATETHLQLLKEQNIDTVILARYMQIIPGDIIHLFQNEVINIHHSFLPAFIGGSPYQQAFDRGVKLIGATAHYVNEQLDEGPIIEQDITRITHRYNVADLKRHGKDIERIVLYRAVKWHLEKRVIVHGNKTIVFQ, translated from the coding sequence ATAATGTATTATTTAAAACATTTAATAGACTATTGGAGGCAAAACATGAAGCAAATCATCGAAAAAGGTATTTTATTAGTATCCTGCCCAGATAGGGAAGGGATTGTAGCAGCTGTATCGAATTTCCTTTTCTCAAATGGGGCAAATATCGTGCATTCTGACCAACATTCTACCGATCCCGTAGAAGGACATTTTTTCATGAGAATTGAGTTCAGCCACCAGAATTTGAGTGAGGTGCTTCCGACGTTAGAAGAAGCATTTGCAGTAACCGCTGCCCCTTTTTCAATGGACTGGTCAATCACCCTTGCATCTAGAAAGGCTCGTCTCGCTATTTTTGCTACAAAAGAAGATCACTGTTTACAGGAATTAATCTGGCGTTGGCAACTGGGGGAACTACATGCGGAAATCGCTATGGTGATAAGCAATCATCCTGATTTCAAAGAGTTAACTGAAAATGCTGGCATTCCGTTTTATCATGTCCCTGTAACGAAAGAAACGAAAGTCAGTGCAACAGAGACTCACCTGCAATTACTGAAAGAACAGAACATTGATACGGTTATCCTTGCACGGTATATGCAGATCATTCCAGGTGACATCATCCACCTTTTTCAGAATGAAGTCATTAATATTCATCATTCCTTTCTTCCCGCGTTCATTGGAGGTAGTCCCTATCAGCAGGCCTTCGATCGTGGCGTAAAGTTGATCGGAGCCACTGCTCATTATGTGAACGAACAGCTTGATGAAGGCCCAATCATTGAACAGGATATTACTCGAATTACGCATCGGTACAACGTAGCCGATTTAAAGAGACATGGTAAAGATATTGAACGTATCGTCCTCTACCGGGCTGTCAAATGGCATCTCGAAAAACGAGTAATCGTACACGGCAATAAAACAATTGTATTTCAGTAA
- a CDS encoding nitroreductase family protein, protein MITNKTIEDTILSRRTIRKFLPDDIPLHVVVSILEDAKWAPNHKIREPWEIILFKGEGRDTLVERVGDSLSRIGLKNESSNDIILKKRKKFQQFVTDIPIHLLIYMKPGPTQKAWHEDFAATCAFMQNVQLLAWSMGLGTVWKTNEFIFDPQFKVDLGLNKDDVILGMLHLGKPAVIPEPKERTSVKHKLTIYNTHE, encoded by the coding sequence ATGATTACAAATAAGACAATTGAGGATACGATATTATCAAGAAGAACAATCCGTAAATTCTTACCTGATGATATTCCCTTACACGTCGTGGTGAGCATTTTAGAAGATGCGAAATGGGCACCAAATCATAAGATTAGAGAACCTTGGGAAATCATCCTTTTTAAAGGAGAAGGTCGCGATACTCTTGTAGAAAGAGTGGGAGATAGTCTGTCTCGTATCGGGTTAAAGAACGAATCTTCCAACGACATTATTCTTAAGAAGAGAAAGAAGTTTCAGCAATTCGTAACGGACATTCCTATTCACCTTCTAATTTATATGAAGCCAGGACCAACGCAAAAAGCATGGCATGAGGATTTTGCAGCTACCTGTGCGTTCATGCAAAATGTGCAGCTACTTGCCTGGTCAATGGGGCTTGGAACGGTATGGAAAACGAATGAGTTTATTTTTGATCCTCAATTCAAGGTAGACCTAGGTCTTAATAAAGATGATGTCATCCTGGGAATGCTCCATTTAGGTAAACCAGCGGTTATACCTGAGCCGAAGGAACGGACATCGGTTAAGCATAAACTCACGATTTATAATACACATGAATAA
- a CDS encoding carbon starvation CstA family protein has protein sequence MITFVGAIALLIFGYYVYSKVVERIFGIDDDRETPAYTKEDGMDYMPMSWWKGSLIQLLNIAGLGPIFGAVLGALYGPVAFIWIVIGSIFAGAVHDYFSGMMSLRHNGEQYPSLVGRYLGRGAKGTINLISIVLMILVAAAFTAGPAQLMAQVTPLSFTMSLLLIFAYFVLAAVLPVNKIIGRIYPIFGIILIVMAVSIAIGLFFIDNPIPNLTLSNLHPDNLPLWPLLMITVSCGAISGFHSTQSPIIARTMKKESDGKKVFYGAMIAEGVIALIWAAAGMTFFGSTGGLQAALAAGGPSGVVNEISSSLLGTFGGVLAIVGVIILPITTGDTSLRSSRMMLADLFTKKEKQGKVNGTSKTLLLTAVVATPTFLLTQIDYTFLWRYVGFTNQLVATVMLWTGAMYLVKKQKFHWICSLPALFMTMTVSTYLFLAPEGFHLPYDVSMLIGGVITLLTAAWFGFQLWKEHKKNSLPLEQVA, from the coding sequence ATGATCACATTTGTCGGAGCTATTGCGTTATTAATTTTCGGGTATTACGTATATTCAAAGGTGGTTGAACGAATTTTCGGCATCGACGATGATCGTGAGACGCCTGCATATACAAAAGAAGATGGTATGGACTATATGCCAATGAGCTGGTGGAAAGGTAGCTTGATCCAGCTTTTAAACATCGCTGGTTTGGGGCCTATTTTCGGAGCGGTTCTTGGCGCTTTATACGGACCTGTTGCTTTCATCTGGATCGTAATCGGGTCTATATTTGCAGGAGCAGTACATGATTATTTCTCTGGAATGATGTCCCTTAGGCACAATGGTGAACAATATCCGTCTCTTGTTGGCAGGTATCTCGGCCGAGGCGCCAAAGGCACTATCAACTTGATCTCAATTGTATTAATGATTCTTGTAGCTGCAGCATTTACTGCTGGGCCTGCACAACTTATGGCCCAGGTGACACCACTTAGTTTTACGATGAGTTTGCTATTGATTTTCGCTTATTTTGTACTGGCAGCTGTTCTTCCAGTTAACAAAATCATCGGCAGAATTTATCCAATATTCGGCATTATCCTCATCGTTATGGCTGTATCCATTGCGATCGGCTTATTCTTTATAGATAACCCGATTCCGAACTTAACACTGTCCAATCTTCATCCAGATAATTTGCCACTTTGGCCGTTATTAATGATTACTGTGTCATGTGGCGCAATTTCCGGGTTCCATTCCACACAGAGCCCAATCATTGCTAGAACGATGAAAAAAGAGAGTGATGGCAAAAAAGTTTTCTATGGCGCTATGATCGCTGAAGGCGTCATCGCACTAATTTGGGCAGCAGCAGGAATGACCTTTTTCGGAAGCACTGGTGGTCTTCAGGCGGCTCTAGCAGCAGGCGGCCCATCAGGAGTAGTTAATGAAATCAGCTCTTCCCTGCTTGGTACCTTTGGGGGCGTACTTGCCATTGTTGGGGTTATCATTCTTCCAATTACAACTGGTGACACGTCACTTCGGTCTTCTAGAATGATGCTTGCTGATTTATTTACAAAAAAGGAAAAACAGGGCAAAGTAAATGGAACCAGTAAAACACTTTTACTAACAGCTGTGGTAGCTACACCAACTTTCTTATTAACGCAAATTGATTACACGTTCTTATGGCGCTACGTTGGGTTTACGAACCAGCTTGTTGCAACGGTTATGCTATGGACTGGCGCTATGTATCTTGTAAAGAAGCAGAAGTTTCACTGGATTTGCAGTTTACCGGCTCTGTTTATGACAATGACCGTTTCCACATATCTTTTCCTTGCACCCGAAGGCTTTCACCTTCCTTATGATGTGTCCATGCTCATCGGTGGAGTAATCACACTTCTGACAGCCGCTTGGTTTGGCTTTCAATTATGGAAAGAACACAAAAAGAATTCACTACCTTTGGAGCAAGTCGCTTAA
- a CDS encoding DeoR/GlpR family DNA-binding transcription regulator, producing the protein MYQEERMLSILDYLKEYERISVDKICELFLVSRDTARRDLVKLEEEGAVTRTRGGAVLPQLRHEIKSYQDRLNVVSDEKKRIGKAAADYVGTGDVVILDASTTVQACAEFLIEKHATVITNSIHQADILSSGAGLDILLLGGKLEKDHRFLYGSAVVEKVSAYYADIAFIGVVGISDQGLTIAHEEDGMVKRKMIEQSNYVIALADSSKFQKSEFFRFAKLEDIDLIITDKIPDSLVQEMLRKHEVKLVVAER; encoded by the coding sequence ATGTACCAGGAAGAACGGATGTTATCGATCCTTGATTATCTAAAAGAATACGAACGTATTTCTGTCGATAAAATTTGTGAGCTATTTCTTGTTTCAAGAGATACAGCGAGGCGGGATCTAGTTAAGTTAGAAGAAGAAGGTGCTGTAACAAGAACGAGAGGTGGTGCTGTTCTTCCACAATTACGTCATGAAATTAAAAGTTATCAGGATCGCTTAAATGTTGTCTCAGATGAGAAAAAGAGAATTGGTAAGGCGGCCGCAGACTATGTAGGTACAGGAGATGTAGTGATCCTGGACGCCTCCACAACTGTTCAGGCGTGTGCTGAGTTTCTAATCGAAAAGCATGCTACTGTGATTACTAACTCGATCCACCAGGCGGATATCCTCTCAAGCGGTGCCGGACTCGACATTCTTCTTTTAGGAGGAAAACTCGAAAAAGACCATCGCTTTCTTTATGGATCAGCTGTAGTGGAAAAAGTTTCTGCCTATTATGCAGATATCGCTTTTATTGGCGTCGTTGGTATTTCAGACCAGGGACTAACGATTGCTCATGAAGAAGATGGAATGGTGAAGCGAAAAATGATCGAGCAGTCTAATTATGTGATTGCGCTGGCTGACTCTTCCAAATTTCAAAAGTCCGAGTTTTTTCGATTTGCGAAGCTTGAAGATATTGATCTTATTATTACTGATAAAATCCCTGATTCACTAGTGCAGGAGATGTTAAGAAAACACGAAGTGAAGCTAGTCGTTGCAGAAAGATAA
- a CDS encoding Crp/Fnr family transcriptional regulator, giving the protein MGTGLVERNYESKLNGKDWNRLERSGQLIKRNNGKFLIKPEHTNRNVYIIKKGSVAIYHAENMEKPLAVLGTNDVLGNRSIFVHENLYAKTVADVELIQIDQISFRALYLAYPELAIKLTTELSRLKLIIDFPERASSSFFQQMKNGVQNWVNKNTTKKGRYCHDC; this is encoded by the coding sequence ATGGGTACAGGTCTGGTTGAAAGAAATTATGAAAGTAAGCTTAATGGGAAAGACTGGAACAGGTTGGAACGTTCGGGTCAATTAATCAAGCGAAACAATGGAAAATTCTTGATAAAGCCGGAGCATACAAATCGGAATGTTTATATTATCAAAAAAGGTAGCGTTGCGATTTATCATGCCGAAAACATGGAAAAGCCGCTTGCTGTTCTGGGAACGAATGATGTACTCGGAAATCGCTCCATTTTTGTACATGAAAATTTGTATGCAAAAACAGTTGCTGATGTTGAGCTCATTCAAATTGATCAAATTTCTTTTCGTGCCTTGTATCTCGCCTATCCCGAACTTGCGATAAAACTGACTACTGAATTATCCAGATTGAAATTAATTATCGATTTCCCTGAACGAGCTTCGAGTTCATTTTTTCAACAAATGAAAAACGGTGTTCAAAACTGGGTTAATAAAAACACGACTAAAAAGGGAAGATATTGTCACGATTGCTAA
- a CDS encoding YjcZ family sporulation protein, whose product MSGKEQVRGGGHGKGFALIVVLFILLIIVGAAAVGGAGYGGQCGGYGKGGYGGYGGYGY is encoded by the coding sequence ATGAGTGGAAAAGAACAAGTACGTGGCGGCGGCCACGGTAAAGGCTTTGCGTTAATCGTTGTACTGTTTATCCTTTTGATTATCGTTGGGGCAGCTGCAGTTGGCGGAGCTGGTTACGGCGGCCAGTGCGGTGGTTACGGAAAAGGTGGCTACGGCGGTTACGGCGGTTATGGCTACTAA
- a CDS encoding RrF2 family transcriptional regulator, whose protein sequence is MNSDFTLAVHSLALLAIKPGKMATSDYLAGSASVHPVRMRKILSLLKKNGYITSKEGAGGGFTLSCRVEDVTLDKIYNLTSVGALQPRCPDANQYCLVGANLSNVLGDIFTDAENHLTAFLKQYTIRDIIQSLKQKQL, encoded by the coding sequence TTGAATAGTGATTTTACTCTCGCCGTACACAGTCTGGCACTCCTTGCGATCAAGCCCGGCAAGATGGCCACAAGCGACTATCTTGCCGGAAGTGCTTCAGTCCATCCCGTTCGTATGAGGAAAATTCTAAGTTTACTCAAGAAAAACGGTTATATTACTTCAAAAGAAGGCGCTGGTGGTGGTTTTACCCTTTCCTGTCGAGTTGAAGATGTTACGCTTGATAAGATTTATAACCTGACGTCAGTTGGAGCACTTCAACCGAGGTGTCCGGATGCAAACCAGTACTGCCTTGTTGGAGCAAATCTATCAAATGTGCTAGGCGACATATTTACGGATGCTGAGAACCACTTAACAGCATTCTTGAAACAATACACAATCCGTGATATTATTCAAAGCCTGAAGCAAAAACAATTATAA
- a CDS encoding acyltransferase family protein, giving the protein MSNRIAYFDNSKAILILLVVGGHLLTPFIEESRFLYSLYHVIFIFHMPAFIFLAGYFTRKASGTKYFWKIFTTFLLPYMIFQVVYSIYYTNLYQKSFAIEIFTPRWAMWFLLCIAAYKLISPFLLKMKTSLLLPLSVGAGLMVGYFEVERFLSLDRLFVFLPFFVLGMVMGRKKQPIRFPFMKWVAPVVLAGFFLVFYMYKIEGLADILYGTYVYESSSDLLIRVVYYVGTVAVMFLFFSMIPEGPIVFTPLGSRTFAIYLFHGFIIKWFLEQQSSEVITSIWGIPFIVVFTLFISTLLSMPFFSKLLAFDRWLPSPDKLTSARR; this is encoded by the coding sequence GTGTCAAACCGGATTGCCTATTTCGATAACAGTAAAGCTATACTAATATTGCTTGTAGTGGGAGGGCATTTGCTTACTCCTTTTATTGAAGAATCACGTTTCCTTTATAGTCTCTATCACGTTATCTTTATTTTCCATATGCCTGCATTTATTTTTCTGGCAGGATACTTCACTAGAAAGGCATCAGGTACAAAATACTTTTGGAAAATTTTCACTACGTTTCTTTTGCCCTATATGATCTTTCAAGTTGTTTATTCAATCTATTACACAAATCTGTATCAAAAGTCATTTGCGATTGAAATCTTTACGCCAAGGTGGGCAATGTGGTTTCTTCTGTGTATTGCAGCCTACAAATTAATTTCACCATTTTTGCTAAAAATGAAGACAAGCCTATTGCTTCCGTTAAGTGTTGGAGCAGGTTTAATGGTTGGTTACTTTGAAGTTGAAAGATTCTTGTCTCTTGATCGTCTATTTGTTTTTCTCCCATTTTTCGTTCTAGGAATGGTGATGGGCCGTAAGAAGCAGCCTATTCGATTTCCATTTATGAAGTGGGTGGCGCCTGTCGTACTCGCTGGTTTTTTCCTGGTATTCTATATGTACAAAATTGAAGGACTTGCAGATATCTTATATGGCACATATGTCTATGAGTCGAGCTCCGATCTGCTAATCAGAGTTGTTTATTATGTAGGAACCGTAGCTGTGATGTTTCTGTTCTTTTCCATGATTCCAGAGGGACCTATTGTATTTACACCGCTTGGATCACGAACATTTGCGATCTATTTGTTCCATGGATTTATTATCAAATGGTTCCTTGAACAGCAATCTTCTGAAGTCATTACTTCGATATGGGGTATCCCATTTATCGTGGTGTTTACATTATTTATTTCAACGCTATTGAGCATGCCATTCTTCTCGAAATTACTTGCTTTCGATCGATGGCTTCCTTCGCCTGATAAATTAACTTCTGCAAGAAGATAG
- a CDS encoding LLM class flavin-dependent oxidoreductase has protein sequence MKLSVLDQSPVSKGSTPIEALRETTRLAQETENLGFHRFWVSEHHSTKSLAGSSPEVLVSHLAANTSHMRIGSGGVLLPHYSPYKVAENFRMLETLNPNRIDLGLGRAPGGMPNVTRALAGGNSMGIDNYSEQVNELASYLQGEDPERMDVRATPLGSTIPEMWILGSSGASAMIAAQRGLAFSFAHFINGYGGTNVVDRYRNRFVPSEFNETPKTNVAIFVVCGETEEEAEYLASSLDLSILLIEQGKSGEGFPSPNEAHHFPYTVFDKERIRENRKRMIVGTPEQVKEQIEELGHIYQSDEVIVNTITHDFQSRLKSYKLIAEAFDLNGKR, from the coding sequence ATGAAATTGAGTGTACTTGACCAATCTCCTGTTTCAAAAGGTAGTACTCCTATAGAAGCGCTTCGCGAGACGACTAGGTTAGCACAGGAAACAGAAAACCTTGGGTTTCATCGGTTCTGGGTATCCGAACATCATAGTACGAAAAGTCTTGCAGGCTCTAGCCCTGAAGTGTTGGTTTCGCATCTCGCAGCGAACACATCGCATATGCGAATCGGATCCGGTGGAGTTTTATTACCGCATTATAGCCCTTATAAGGTGGCTGAAAATTTCCGAATGCTTGAAACGCTTAACCCCAATCGAATCGATCTTGGATTAGGACGGGCCCCCGGTGGAATGCCTAATGTTACAAGAGCTCTTGCTGGTGGTAATAGTATGGGTATCGACAATTATTCAGAGCAGGTAAATGAATTAGCATCTTATCTTCAAGGAGAGGACCCGGAGAGAATGGATGTCCGAGCAACCCCGCTTGGCAGCACGATCCCTGAGATGTGGATTCTCGGTTCAAGTGGTGCAAGTGCGATGATTGCAGCTCAGCGTGGACTCGCCTTTTCATTTGCTCACTTTATAAATGGTTATGGTGGAACAAATGTAGTTGATAGATACCGCAATCGTTTTGTACCATCTGAATTTAACGAGACGCCCAAAACAAATGTTGCGATTTTTGTTGTGTGTGGTGAAACGGAAGAGGAAGCGGAATACCTGGCATCTAGTCTCGATCTTTCCATTCTTTTGATTGAACAGGGGAAATCGGGAGAAGGCTTTCCATCACCAAATGAAGCACATCACTTCCCTTATACGGTGTTTGATAAAGAACGGATTCGGGAAAACAGAAAGAGGATGATCGTAGGTACTCCTGAACAAGTTAAAGAACAAATTGAAGAACTTGGTCATATTTATCAGAGTGATGAAGTGATTGTTAATACGATTACGCACGATTTTCAATCGCGACTGAAGTCATACAAGCTTATTGCAGAGGCGTTCGATTTAAATGGCAAACGCTAA